One window from the genome of Lasioglossum baleicum chromosome 9, iyLasBale1, whole genome shotgun sequence encodes:
- the LOC143212049 gene encoding uncharacterized protein LOC143212049, whose protein sequence is MDPKAAIKCLVFVTILTTVLATFGKEHVHIRIHVPEIVQHDEKKVIKYEEHDDHHGGGGGGGYGGGGGGGGHGGGAIIIEEHGGGGFGGGHGGGGGGHGGGFGGGGGHGGGYGGGGGGHGGGGGGHGDVIITSPGGFDDHHGGGGGFGGGGGHGGGFGGGGGHGGGFGGGGGHGGGGIIIEDHHGGGGFGGGGGHGGGFGSGGGHGGGYGGGGGHGGGGGGAIIIEDHHGGGGGGGGFGGGGGGHGGGIIIEDHHGGGGFGGGGGYGGGGGGGFDHHGGGGFGGGGHGGGGGGHGGGAIIIEDHGGGGGGFGGGHGGGFGGGGGHGGGFGGGGGHGGGYGGGGGHGGGGGGTIIVEDHHGGGGGGGGFGGGFGGGYGGGGGHGGGFGGGGGHGGGFGGGGGDHHSFGGSGYGGGGGLSSGFGSSGHGGGGGFDSYSSGHGGGGGGGGGHGGFSGYHKKK, encoded by the exons ATGGACCCGAAAGCTGCT ATAAAATGCCTGGTCTTCGTGACAATATTGACCACAGTACTAGCGACGTTCGGCAAAGAACA CGTGCACATAAGGATCCATGTACCGGAGATAGTCCAGCACGATGAGAAGAAGGTCATCAAATACGAAGAGCACGATGACCACCATGGTGGCGGCGGCGGAGGAGGAtatggtggaggaggaggaggaggtggtcaTGGTGGTGGTGCTATCATCATAGAAGAACATGGTGGTGGAGGATTTGGAGGTGGTCATGGAGGAGGAGGCGGAGGTCATGGTGGAGGATTTGGAGGTGGTGGAGGCCATGGAGGCGGAtatggtggaggaggaggaggtcacGGAGGTGGTGGAG GAGGCCATGGTGATGTGATAATAACGAGTCCAGGAGGTTTCGACGACCACCATGGCGGCGGAGGAGGATTCGGAGGCGGAGGAGGTCATGGTGGAGGCTTCGGAGGCGGAGGAGGTCATGGTGGAGGCTTCGGTGGAGGAGGCGGTCATGGTGGAGGAGGAATCATCATAGAAGATCACCATGGCGGCGGAGGATTCGGTGGAGGCGGTGGTCATGGAGGAGGATTCGGAAGCGGTGGAGGTCATGGAGGTGGATATGGTGGAGGAGGTGGCCATGGCGGTGGCGGAGGAGGCGCGATCATTATAGAAGATCATCATGGCGGTGGAGGAGGTGGTGGAGGATTTGGAGGCGGTGGAGGTGGCCATGGAGGAGGAATAATTATTGAAGACCATCATGGAGGCGGAGGATTCGGAGGAGGAGGTGGTTATGGTGGTGGCGGAGGTGGAGGATTCGACCATCATGGTGGAGGAGGCTTTGGAGGAGGAGGTCATGGAGGAGGTGGCGGAGGTCATGGTGGAGGTGCTATCATCATCGAAGATCATGGCGGCGGAGGCGGTGGATTTGGAGGTGGTCATGGAGGAGGATTCGGAGGTGGTGGTGGCCATGGCGGAGGATTCGGAGGTGGTGGAGGCCATGGAGGAGGATATGGTGGAGGAGGTGGCCATGGCGGTGGCGGAGGAGGCACCATAATTGTAGAAGATCATCATGGCGGCGGAGGAGGCGGTGGAGGATTTGGAGGAGGATTTGGAGGAGGATATGGAGGCGGCGGAGGCCATGGAGGAGGATTTGGAGGCGGCGGAGGCCATGGAGGAGGGTTTGGAGGTGGCGGTGGTGATCACCACTCTTTCGGTGGCAGTGGCTATGGCGGTGGTGGTGGATTATCGTCAGGCTTTGGAAGCAG TGGGCATGGTGGAGGCGGCGGTTTCGATTCCTATTCGAGTGGTCACGGGGGCGGCGGAGGCGGTGGCGGTGGTCATGGTGGATTCTCAGGCTACCACAAGAAGAAATAA
- the LOC143212066 gene encoding uncharacterized protein LOC143212066, whose translation MDRKLHVFLFALVISMTLVSSMPAPGGGHHEHAHFIIHVPELIHKHYHTHVKKIHHKKHEEEDDGHKHIEEW comes from the exons ATGGACAGGAAATTGCAC GTTTTCCTCTTCGCTTTGGTCATTTCTATGACTCTGGTGTCTTCGATGCCTGCTCCCGGAGGCGGTCACCATGAACa CGCGCACTTCATCATCCACGTGCCCGAGCTCATTCACAAACACTATCACACTCACGTGAAGAAGATTCACCACAAAAAGCACGAGGAGGAGGACGATGGACACAAACACATAGAAGAGTGGTGA
- the LOC143212061 gene encoding uncharacterized protein LOC143212061: MRAQTIVLIVFGILAVALSSPVPGYHGSHHHVRIHVPYHVHTVHHHHVKKIPVHHVEKVPVPVPIPIHHVEKVHVPVPVHHVEKVHVPVPVVEKVHVPVPVHQEKWW; the protein is encoded by the exons ATGCGCGCCCAGACCATCGTT TTGATCGTGTTCGGAATACTGGCCGTGGCCTTGTCTTCGCCGGTGCCAGGCTACCACGG TTCGCACCACCACGTCCGCATCCACGTGCCTTATCACGTGCACACGGTCCATCATCATCATGTGAAGAAGATACCCGTGCACCACGTTGAGAAGGTGCCGGTGCCGGTACCGATCCCAATTCATCATGTAGAGAAGGTTCATGTCCCTGTGCCGGTTCATCATGTCGAAAaggttcatgtacctgtccctGTCGTCGAAAAGGTTCacgtacctgtacctgtacatcAGGAGAAATGGTGGTAA
- the LOC143212063 gene encoding signal peptidase complex subunit 1-like: MSAWKQYFMSIPTHMDYEGQARAEKLSRVIITLFGVVGLIWGYVIQQFSQTIYILGAGFVMAALITVPPWPMYRRKPLDWQKPQTTAANKLKKKK; encoded by the exons ATGAGTGCGTGGAAGCAATATTTTATGTCCATACCAACGCATATG GATTATGAGGGTCAAGCTCGTGCAGAAAAATTATCCAGAGTGATCATAACACTATTCGGG GTGGTTGGATTAATATGGGGATACGTTATCCAACAATTCTCGCAAACGATTTACATCCTCGGTGCTGGATTTGTGATGGCTGCCTTGATCACTGTACCTCCGTGGCCTATGTACCGTCGCAAGCCTCTCGACTGGCAGAAACCGCAGACAACAGCTGCCAATAAACTAAAGAAAAAGAAGTAG
- the LOC143212062 gene encoding signal peptidase complex subunit 1-like produces MSAWMQYFKSIPMHMDFEGQARAENLCRVIITLFGVVGLIWGYVIQQFSQTVYIIGAGFLMAALITIPPWPMYRRKPLEWQKPQCQHCDVNPKTESNALSKSKKKK; encoded by the exons atgaGCGCGTGGATGCAATACTTCAAATCGATCCCCATGCACATG GATTTCGAGGGCCAGGCTCGGGCAGAGAACTTATGCCGAGTGATTATAACTTTGTTCGGA GTGGTCGGACTCATATGGGGCTACGTAATCCAACAattctcgcaaacggtttacATAATCGGTGCTGGATTTTTAATGGCAGCTTTGATCACGATACCACCCTGGCCCATGTACCGTCGTAAACCCTTGGAATGGCAGAAACCACAGTGTCAGCACTGCGACGTCAACCCTAAGACTGAATCCAACGCTCTCTCTAagtcaaagaaaaagaaatag
- the LOC143212041 gene encoding prestin isoform X3: MSAAPPELTVRRPVYQQDELNHLCKYVKPKETLFQTLSSKCKKIQPMAALKNSIPLIGWLSKYDWKKDILGDVIAGITVAVMHIPQGMAYAILGNVPPIIGIYMAFFPVLVYFFLGTSRHNSMGTFALICMMTGKVVTTYSSQDRSSLYPVQENEPLSSGSNQYSPVEVATAVTFTVAMIQLGMYVLRLGIIATLLSDSLVSGFTTAAAIHVFTSQVKDLLGLKGLPNRKGPFKLIMTYVDLLQHINDVNVIAITLSTVTIVILIVNNFLKPKIAKLSPFPIPIEMLAVVIGTVLAVYANLEEAYGVVTVGHIPVGLPVPSLPPLALIPNILIDSFVITMVSYTISMSMALIFAQKLGYEVDSNQELVAQGVGNLVGSFFSCMPFTASLSRSLIQQTVGGHTQLASLISCSILVSVLLWIGPFFEPLPRCVLASIIVVALKGMLMKVTEFKRFWKLEKSDGIVWAVTFATVILLDVEYGLLVGIVLCIGKLILFAVHPYTCTLALVPGTELYLDTKRYKGAVELPGIKIFHYSGSLNFACRQHFRDKVYKVAGLTPRKEPDVGFKHDELKEIKKLRTLILDFTAVSHMDPAAATTLGNLIDEYSDADVFVYVAGCSGPVYEMMRKCNLTECRGGLFAVFPTVADAVNFARSTNELCTVPAWSSSVFEDTTIARL; the protein is encoded by the exons ATGTCGGCGGCCCCGCCGGAATTAACGGTTAGGCGACCGGTGTATCAGCAGGACGAGCTAAATCATTTGTGCAAATACGTGAAGCCGAAAGAAACGC TTTTCCAGACGCTCTCCTCAAAATGCAAGAAGATCCAGCCAATGGCGGCTCTGAAGAACTCGATACCTTTAATCGGCTGGTTATCGAAGTACGATTGGAAAAAGGACATACTGGGCGACGTAATTGCTGGAATTACAGTCGCGGTGATGCATATTCCCCAAG GAATGGCGTACGCAATTCTGGGCAACGTGCCGCCAATAATCGGCATCTACATGGCGTTCTTCCCCGTGCTAGTATACTTCTTCCTCGGCACATCTAGACACAATTCCATGG GCACGTTCGCGCTGATCTGCATGATGACCGGAAAAGTGGTCACGACTTACAGCTCGCAGGATCGCTCGTCTCTCTATCCAGTCCAAGAAAACGAGCCGTTGTCCTCGGGCAGCAATCAATATTCACCGGTGGAAGTTGCGACCGCGGTCACGTTCACCGTAGCCATGATTCAG TTGGGGATGTACGTGTTGCGGTTGGGTATCATCGCAACCCTACTCTCAGACAGtctcgtcagcggatttaccactGCGGCGGCCATTCACGTTTTCACGTCGCAGGTGAAAGATCTGCTGGGATTAAAGGGCCTGCCTAATCGAAAGGGACCCTTCAAATTAATCATG ACTTACGTGGACCTTCTGCAACACATCAATGACGTCAACGTTATCGCCATCACGCTCTCAACAGTTACAATCGTCATTCTAATCGTTAATAACTTCCTAAAG CCAAAGATTGCCAAACTGAGTCCATTCCCGATCCCTATAGAAATGTTAGCAGTGGTGATCGGTACAGTTCTCGCAGTGTATGCGAATCTCGAAGAGGCGTACGGGGTTGTGACTGTCGGTCACATACCAGTCGG CTTGCCAGTTccatcgttaccaccattggCACTGATACCAAACATACTAATTGACAGTTTCGTGATTACTATGGTGTCCTACACCATTTCCATGTCCATGGCGTTGATCTTCGCACAGAAGCTTGGCTACGAGGTGGACTCCAACCAGGAACTAGTTGCGCAG GGTGTCGGTAATCTAGTCGGATCGTTCTTCTCTTGCATGCCGTTCACCGCTTCGCTGTCTAGATCATTGATCCAGCAGACCGTCGGAGGACACACTCAGCTGGCTAGCCTAATCTCCTGCTCCATTTTGGTCAGCGTGCTGCTGTGGATCGGACCCTTCTTCGAGCCGCTACCACGA TGCGTTCTGGCCAGCATAATCGTAGTGGCTCTGAAGGGTATGCTGATGAAAGTGACAGAGTTCAAGAGATTCTGGAAGCTGGAGAAGTCGGATGGCATTGTTTGGGCAGTGACATTCGCTACAGTGATCCTGTTGGACGTCGAGTATGGACTATTAGTGGGAATAGTTCTCTGCATCGGCAAGCTGATCCTGTTCGCAGTGCATCCTTACACCTGCACGCTCGCTCTAGTGCCTGGTACCGAGCTTTATCTGGATACCAAGAGATATAAAGGC GCTGTCGAGCTTCCGGGGATTAAGATCTTCCACTACTCCGGCAGCCTGAACTTCGCCTGCAGACAACACTTTCGCGACAAAGTATACAAAGTTGCTGGCTTAACGCCGCGGAAGGAGCCGGACGTGGGTTTCAAGCACGACGAACTCAAGGAAATTAAAAAG TTACGCACCCTGATACTGGATTTCACCGCGGTGAGTCACATGGATCCAGCGGCTGCAACGACCCTCGGAAATTTGATCGACGAGTACTCCGACGCGGATGTGTTCGTGTATGTTGCTGGCTGTTCCG GACCTGTGTACGAGATGATGAGAAAGTGCAACCTGACGGAATGCAGAGGCGGTTTGTTCGCGGTGTTCCCCACCGTGGCCGATGCAGTGAATTTTGCAAGATCCACAAACGAGCTGTGCACCGTGCCCGCGTGGAGCTCGTCCGTGTTCGAGGACACCACTATCGCGAGATTATGA
- the LOC143212041 gene encoding prestin isoform X2: MTDYLSDDMSAAPPELTVRRPVYQQDELNHLCKYVKPKETLFQTLSSKCKKIQPMAALKNSIPLIGWLSKYDWKKDILGDVIAGITVAVMHIPQGMAYAILGNVPPIIGIYMAFFPVLVYFFLGTSRHNSMGTFALICMMTGKVVTTYSSQDRSSLYPVQENEPLSSGSNQYSPVEVATAVTFTVAMIQLGMYVLRLGIIATLLSDSLVSGFTTAAAIHVFTSQVKDLLGLKGLPNRKGPFKLIMTYVDLLQHINDVNVIAITLSTVTIVILIVNNFLKPKIAKLSPFPIPIEMLAVVIGTVLAVYANLEEAYGVVTVGHIPVGLPVPSLPPLALIPNILIDSFVITMVSYTISMSMALIFAQKLGYEVDSNQELVAQGVGNLVGSFFSCMPFTASLSRSLIQQTVGGHTQLASLISCSILVSVLLWIGPFFEPLPRCVLASIIVVALKGMLMKVTEFKRFWKLEKSDGIVWAVTFATVILLDVEYGLLVGIVLCIGKLILFAVHPYTCTLALVPGTELYLDTKRYKGAVELPGIKIFHYSGSLNFACRQHFRDKVYKVAGLTPRKEPDVGFKHDELKEIKKLRTLILDFTAVSHMDPAAATTLGNLIDEYSDADVFVYVAGCSGPVYEMMRKCNLTECRGGLFAVFPTVADAVNFARSTNELCTVPAWSSSVFEDTTIARL, translated from the exons ATGACAG ACTATCTGAGCGACGACATGTCGGCGGCCCCGCCGGAATTAACGGTTAGGCGACCGGTGTATCAGCAGGACGAGCTAAATCATTTGTGCAAATACGTGAAGCCGAAAGAAACGC TTTTCCAGACGCTCTCCTCAAAATGCAAGAAGATCCAGCCAATGGCGGCTCTGAAGAACTCGATACCTTTAATCGGCTGGTTATCGAAGTACGATTGGAAAAAGGACATACTGGGCGACGTAATTGCTGGAATTACAGTCGCGGTGATGCATATTCCCCAAG GAATGGCGTACGCAATTCTGGGCAACGTGCCGCCAATAATCGGCATCTACATGGCGTTCTTCCCCGTGCTAGTATACTTCTTCCTCGGCACATCTAGACACAATTCCATGG GCACGTTCGCGCTGATCTGCATGATGACCGGAAAAGTGGTCACGACTTACAGCTCGCAGGATCGCTCGTCTCTCTATCCAGTCCAAGAAAACGAGCCGTTGTCCTCGGGCAGCAATCAATATTCACCGGTGGAAGTTGCGACCGCGGTCACGTTCACCGTAGCCATGATTCAG TTGGGGATGTACGTGTTGCGGTTGGGTATCATCGCAACCCTACTCTCAGACAGtctcgtcagcggatttaccactGCGGCGGCCATTCACGTTTTCACGTCGCAGGTGAAAGATCTGCTGGGATTAAAGGGCCTGCCTAATCGAAAGGGACCCTTCAAATTAATCATG ACTTACGTGGACCTTCTGCAACACATCAATGACGTCAACGTTATCGCCATCACGCTCTCAACAGTTACAATCGTCATTCTAATCGTTAATAACTTCCTAAAG CCAAAGATTGCCAAACTGAGTCCATTCCCGATCCCTATAGAAATGTTAGCAGTGGTGATCGGTACAGTTCTCGCAGTGTATGCGAATCTCGAAGAGGCGTACGGGGTTGTGACTGTCGGTCACATACCAGTCGG CTTGCCAGTTccatcgttaccaccattggCACTGATACCAAACATACTAATTGACAGTTTCGTGATTACTATGGTGTCCTACACCATTTCCATGTCCATGGCGTTGATCTTCGCACAGAAGCTTGGCTACGAGGTGGACTCCAACCAGGAACTAGTTGCGCAG GGTGTCGGTAATCTAGTCGGATCGTTCTTCTCTTGCATGCCGTTCACCGCTTCGCTGTCTAGATCATTGATCCAGCAGACCGTCGGAGGACACACTCAGCTGGCTAGCCTAATCTCCTGCTCCATTTTGGTCAGCGTGCTGCTGTGGATCGGACCCTTCTTCGAGCCGCTACCACGA TGCGTTCTGGCCAGCATAATCGTAGTGGCTCTGAAGGGTATGCTGATGAAAGTGACAGAGTTCAAGAGATTCTGGAAGCTGGAGAAGTCGGATGGCATTGTTTGGGCAGTGACATTCGCTACAGTGATCCTGTTGGACGTCGAGTATGGACTATTAGTGGGAATAGTTCTCTGCATCGGCAAGCTGATCCTGTTCGCAGTGCATCCTTACACCTGCACGCTCGCTCTAGTGCCTGGTACCGAGCTTTATCTGGATACCAAGAGATATAAAGGC GCTGTCGAGCTTCCGGGGATTAAGATCTTCCACTACTCCGGCAGCCTGAACTTCGCCTGCAGACAACACTTTCGCGACAAAGTATACAAAGTTGCTGGCTTAACGCCGCGGAAGGAGCCGGACGTGGGTTTCAAGCACGACGAACTCAAGGAAATTAAAAAG TTACGCACCCTGATACTGGATTTCACCGCGGTGAGTCACATGGATCCAGCGGCTGCAACGACCCTCGGAAATTTGATCGACGAGTACTCCGACGCGGATGTGTTCGTGTATGTTGCTGGCTGTTCCG GACCTGTGTACGAGATGATGAGAAAGTGCAACCTGACGGAATGCAGAGGCGGTTTGTTCGCGGTGTTCCCCACCGTGGCCGATGCAGTGAATTTTGCAAGATCCACAAACGAGCTGTGCACCGTGCCCGCGTGGAGCTCGTCCGTGTTCGAGGACACCACTATCGCGAGATTATGA
- the LOC143212041 gene encoding prestin isoform X1, whose translation MDDGNEMLIDYLSDDMSAAPPELTVRRPVYQQDELNHLCKYVKPKETLFQTLSSKCKKIQPMAALKNSIPLIGWLSKYDWKKDILGDVIAGITVAVMHIPQGMAYAILGNVPPIIGIYMAFFPVLVYFFLGTSRHNSMGTFALICMMTGKVVTTYSSQDRSSLYPVQENEPLSSGSNQYSPVEVATAVTFTVAMIQLGMYVLRLGIIATLLSDSLVSGFTTAAAIHVFTSQVKDLLGLKGLPNRKGPFKLIMTYVDLLQHINDVNVIAITLSTVTIVILIVNNFLKPKIAKLSPFPIPIEMLAVVIGTVLAVYANLEEAYGVVTVGHIPVGLPVPSLPPLALIPNILIDSFVITMVSYTISMSMALIFAQKLGYEVDSNQELVAQGVGNLVGSFFSCMPFTASLSRSLIQQTVGGHTQLASLISCSILVSVLLWIGPFFEPLPRCVLASIIVVALKGMLMKVTEFKRFWKLEKSDGIVWAVTFATVILLDVEYGLLVGIVLCIGKLILFAVHPYTCTLALVPGTELYLDTKRYKGAVELPGIKIFHYSGSLNFACRQHFRDKVYKVAGLTPRKEPDVGFKHDELKEIKKLRTLILDFTAVSHMDPAAATTLGNLIDEYSDADVFVYVAGCSGPVYEMMRKCNLTECRGGLFAVFPTVADAVNFARSTNELCTVPAWSSSVFEDTTIARL comes from the exons ATGGACGACGGGAACGAGATGTTGATCG ACTATCTGAGCGACGACATGTCGGCGGCCCCGCCGGAATTAACGGTTAGGCGACCGGTGTATCAGCAGGACGAGCTAAATCATTTGTGCAAATACGTGAAGCCGAAAGAAACGC TTTTCCAGACGCTCTCCTCAAAATGCAAGAAGATCCAGCCAATGGCGGCTCTGAAGAACTCGATACCTTTAATCGGCTGGTTATCGAAGTACGATTGGAAAAAGGACATACTGGGCGACGTAATTGCTGGAATTACAGTCGCGGTGATGCATATTCCCCAAG GAATGGCGTACGCAATTCTGGGCAACGTGCCGCCAATAATCGGCATCTACATGGCGTTCTTCCCCGTGCTAGTATACTTCTTCCTCGGCACATCTAGACACAATTCCATGG GCACGTTCGCGCTGATCTGCATGATGACCGGAAAAGTGGTCACGACTTACAGCTCGCAGGATCGCTCGTCTCTCTATCCAGTCCAAGAAAACGAGCCGTTGTCCTCGGGCAGCAATCAATATTCACCGGTGGAAGTTGCGACCGCGGTCACGTTCACCGTAGCCATGATTCAG TTGGGGATGTACGTGTTGCGGTTGGGTATCATCGCAACCCTACTCTCAGACAGtctcgtcagcggatttaccactGCGGCGGCCATTCACGTTTTCACGTCGCAGGTGAAAGATCTGCTGGGATTAAAGGGCCTGCCTAATCGAAAGGGACCCTTCAAATTAATCATG ACTTACGTGGACCTTCTGCAACACATCAATGACGTCAACGTTATCGCCATCACGCTCTCAACAGTTACAATCGTCATTCTAATCGTTAATAACTTCCTAAAG CCAAAGATTGCCAAACTGAGTCCATTCCCGATCCCTATAGAAATGTTAGCAGTGGTGATCGGTACAGTTCTCGCAGTGTATGCGAATCTCGAAGAGGCGTACGGGGTTGTGACTGTCGGTCACATACCAGTCGG CTTGCCAGTTccatcgttaccaccattggCACTGATACCAAACATACTAATTGACAGTTTCGTGATTACTATGGTGTCCTACACCATTTCCATGTCCATGGCGTTGATCTTCGCACAGAAGCTTGGCTACGAGGTGGACTCCAACCAGGAACTAGTTGCGCAG GGTGTCGGTAATCTAGTCGGATCGTTCTTCTCTTGCATGCCGTTCACCGCTTCGCTGTCTAGATCATTGATCCAGCAGACCGTCGGAGGACACACTCAGCTGGCTAGCCTAATCTCCTGCTCCATTTTGGTCAGCGTGCTGCTGTGGATCGGACCCTTCTTCGAGCCGCTACCACGA TGCGTTCTGGCCAGCATAATCGTAGTGGCTCTGAAGGGTATGCTGATGAAAGTGACAGAGTTCAAGAGATTCTGGAAGCTGGAGAAGTCGGATGGCATTGTTTGGGCAGTGACATTCGCTACAGTGATCCTGTTGGACGTCGAGTATGGACTATTAGTGGGAATAGTTCTCTGCATCGGCAAGCTGATCCTGTTCGCAGTGCATCCTTACACCTGCACGCTCGCTCTAGTGCCTGGTACCGAGCTTTATCTGGATACCAAGAGATATAAAGGC GCTGTCGAGCTTCCGGGGATTAAGATCTTCCACTACTCCGGCAGCCTGAACTTCGCCTGCAGACAACACTTTCGCGACAAAGTATACAAAGTTGCTGGCTTAACGCCGCGGAAGGAGCCGGACGTGGGTTTCAAGCACGACGAACTCAAGGAAATTAAAAAG TTACGCACCCTGATACTGGATTTCACCGCGGTGAGTCACATGGATCCAGCGGCTGCAACGACCCTCGGAAATTTGATCGACGAGTACTCCGACGCGGATGTGTTCGTGTATGTTGCTGGCTGTTCCG GACCTGTGTACGAGATGATGAGAAAGTGCAACCTGACGGAATGCAGAGGCGGTTTGTTCGCGGTGTTCCCCACCGTGGCCGATGCAGTGAATTTTGCAAGATCCACAAACGAGCTGTGCACCGTGCCCGCGTGGAGCTCGTCCGTGTTCGAGGACACCACTATCGCGAGATTATGA
- the LOC143212041 gene encoding prestin isoform X4 translates to MDDGNEMLIDYLSDDMSAAPPELTVRRPVYQQDELNHLCKYVKPKETLFQTLSSKCKKIQPMAALKNSIPLIGWLSKYDWKKDILGDVIAGITVAVMHIPQGMAYAILGNVPPIIGIYMAFFPVLVYFFLGTSRHNSMGTFALICMMTGKVVTTYSSQDRSSLYPVQENEPLSSGSNQYSPVEVATAVTFTVAMIQLGMYVLRLGIIATLLSDSLVSGFTTAAAIHVFTSQVKDLLGLKGLPNRKGPFKLIMTYVDLLQHINDVNVIAITLSTVTIVILIVNNFLKPKIAKLSPFPIPIEMLAVVIGTVLAVYANLEEAYGVVTVGHIPVGLPVPSLPPLALIPNILIDSFVITMVSYTISMSMALIFAQKLGYEVDSNQELVAQGVGNLVGSFFSCMPFTASLSRSLIQQTVGGHTQLASLISCSILVSVLLWIGPFFEPLPRCVLASIIVVALKGMLMKVTEFKRFWKLEKSDGIVWAVTFATVILLDVEYGLLVGIVLCIGKLILFAVHPYTCTLALVPGCRASGD, encoded by the exons ATGGACGACGGGAACGAGATGTTGATCG ACTATCTGAGCGACGACATGTCGGCGGCCCCGCCGGAATTAACGGTTAGGCGACCGGTGTATCAGCAGGACGAGCTAAATCATTTGTGCAAATACGTGAAGCCGAAAGAAACGC TTTTCCAGACGCTCTCCTCAAAATGCAAGAAGATCCAGCCAATGGCGGCTCTGAAGAACTCGATACCTTTAATCGGCTGGTTATCGAAGTACGATTGGAAAAAGGACATACTGGGCGACGTAATTGCTGGAATTACAGTCGCGGTGATGCATATTCCCCAAG GAATGGCGTACGCAATTCTGGGCAACGTGCCGCCAATAATCGGCATCTACATGGCGTTCTTCCCCGTGCTAGTATACTTCTTCCTCGGCACATCTAGACACAATTCCATGG GCACGTTCGCGCTGATCTGCATGATGACCGGAAAAGTGGTCACGACTTACAGCTCGCAGGATCGCTCGTCTCTCTATCCAGTCCAAGAAAACGAGCCGTTGTCCTCGGGCAGCAATCAATATTCACCGGTGGAAGTTGCGACCGCGGTCACGTTCACCGTAGCCATGATTCAG TTGGGGATGTACGTGTTGCGGTTGGGTATCATCGCAACCCTACTCTCAGACAGtctcgtcagcggatttaccactGCGGCGGCCATTCACGTTTTCACGTCGCAGGTGAAAGATCTGCTGGGATTAAAGGGCCTGCCTAATCGAAAGGGACCCTTCAAATTAATCATG ACTTACGTGGACCTTCTGCAACACATCAATGACGTCAACGTTATCGCCATCACGCTCTCAACAGTTACAATCGTCATTCTAATCGTTAATAACTTCCTAAAG CCAAAGATTGCCAAACTGAGTCCATTCCCGATCCCTATAGAAATGTTAGCAGTGGTGATCGGTACAGTTCTCGCAGTGTATGCGAATCTCGAAGAGGCGTACGGGGTTGTGACTGTCGGTCACATACCAGTCGG CTTGCCAGTTccatcgttaccaccattggCACTGATACCAAACATACTAATTGACAGTTTCGTGATTACTATGGTGTCCTACACCATTTCCATGTCCATGGCGTTGATCTTCGCACAGAAGCTTGGCTACGAGGTGGACTCCAACCAGGAACTAGTTGCGCAG GGTGTCGGTAATCTAGTCGGATCGTTCTTCTCTTGCATGCCGTTCACCGCTTCGCTGTCTAGATCATTGATCCAGCAGACCGTCGGAGGACACACTCAGCTGGCTAGCCTAATCTCCTGCTCCATTTTGGTCAGCGTGCTGCTGTGGATCGGACCCTTCTTCGAGCCGCTACCACGA TGCGTTCTGGCCAGCATAATCGTAGTGGCTCTGAAGGGTATGCTGATGAAAGTGACAGAGTTCAAGAGATTCTGGAAGCTGGAGAAGTCGGATGGCATTGTTTGGGCAGTGACATTCGCTACAGTGATCCTGTTGGACGTCGAGTATGGACTATTAGTGGGAATAGTTCTCTGCATCGGCAAGCTGATCCTGTTCGCAGTGCATCCTTACACCTGCACGCTCGCTCTAGTGCCTG GCTGTCGAGCTTCCGGGGATTAA